A DNA window from Ralstonia solanacearum K60 contains the following coding sequences:
- a CDS encoding polyamine aminopropyltransferase, with the protein MPTPQPDAIDASPPPLSPDRGNALLVLAVFVVASCGLAYELIAGALASYLLGDSILQFSSIIGAYLFAMGIGSWVSRYVADEALLARFVDLELLVGLFGGVSAAALFLLFALESAPFRLVLYALVTVIGVLVGMEIPLVMRMLHRRQAKFSDLVSRVLTFDYLGALAVSLLFPLVLAPRLGLVRTGFLFGLCNTAIAVWTLWHFRAGLELSARLRGAMAWRAGVVGAALLAGFAASDRLTHWSERALFGDEIIHAISSPYQRLVVTRWKDDLRLYINGNLQFSSRDEYRYHEALVLPALESVRGARRVLVLGGGDGLALRQILKYPQIEHVTLVDLDPRMTNLFSHAEALVALNQHAFSDPRVTVVNADAGQWLQTAADMFDVAIVDFPDPSNFSIGKLYSVPFYRLLSRHVADTGLVVIQATSPYFAPRSYWCVDATLKEAGYRTWPYHALVPSFGEWGFILAAPGRADFRPPTSYRVPTRFLDADTTHQMFSFAPDMPRPQVEPNRLNNQSLVRYFEEDWHGVLR; encoded by the coding sequence ATGCCGACGCCGCAGCCTGACGCCATCGATGCCTCCCCGCCGCCCTTGTCCCCGGACCGCGGCAACGCCCTGCTGGTGCTGGCGGTCTTCGTGGTCGCCTCGTGCGGGCTGGCCTACGAGCTGATCGCCGGGGCGCTGGCGTCCTACCTGCTGGGCGATTCCATCCTGCAGTTCTCGTCGATCATCGGTGCCTACCTGTTCGCCATGGGGATCGGCTCCTGGGTCTCGCGCTACGTGGCGGACGAGGCACTGCTGGCCCGCTTTGTCGACCTGGAGCTGCTGGTCGGGCTGTTCGGCGGCGTGTCGGCGGCGGCGCTGTTCCTGCTGTTCGCGCTGGAGTCGGCGCCGTTCCGGCTGGTGCTGTATGCGCTGGTGACGGTGATCGGCGTGCTGGTCGGCATGGAGATCCCGCTGGTGATGCGGATGCTGCATCGCCGGCAGGCCAAGTTCTCCGACCTGGTCAGCCGCGTGCTGACCTTCGACTACCTGGGCGCGCTGGCCGTGTCGCTGCTGTTTCCGCTGGTGCTGGCGCCGCGCCTGGGGCTGGTGCGCACCGGCTTCCTGTTCGGCCTGTGCAACACGGCGATCGCGGTCTGGACGCTGTGGCACTTCCGCGCCGGGCTGGAGCTGTCGGCCCGCCTGCGCGGCGCGATGGCGTGGCGCGCGGGCGTGGTGGGCGCCGCGCTGCTGGCCGGTTTTGCCGCGTCGGACCGGCTGACGCACTGGTCCGAGCGGGCACTGTTCGGCGACGAGATCATCCACGCCATCTCGTCGCCCTACCAGCGCCTGGTGGTGACGCGCTGGAAGGACGACCTGCGCCTCTACATCAACGGCAACCTGCAGTTCTCCTCGCGCGACGAGTATCGCTACCACGAGGCGCTGGTGCTGCCGGCGCTCGAATCCGTGCGCGGCGCGCGGCGCGTGCTGGTGCTGGGCGGCGGCGACGGCCTGGCGCTGCGGCAGATCCTGAAGTATCCGCAGATCGAGCACGTCACGCTGGTCGACCTGGACCCGCGCATGACCAACCTGTTCTCGCACGCCGAGGCGCTGGTCGCGCTCAACCAGCATGCCTTCAGCGACCCGCGCGTCACCGTGGTCAATGCCGATGCGGGGCAGTGGCTGCAGACCGCCGCCGACATGTTCGACGTGGCGATCGTGGATTTTCCCGATCCGTCCAATTTCAGCATCGGCAAGCTGTATTCGGTACCGTTCTACCGGCTGCTGTCGCGCCACGTGGCGGACACGGGGCTGGTGGTGATCCAGGCCACCTCGCCCTACTTCGCGCCGCGCTCGTACTGGTGTGTGGACGCGACGCTCAAGGAGGCGGGCTACCGCACCTGGCCGTACCACGCGCTGGTGCCGTCGTTCGGCGAATGGGGCTTCATCCTGGCGGCACCGGGCCGCGCGGACTTCCGGCCGCCGACGTCCTACCGCGTGCCGACCCGCTTCCTCGATGCCGATACCACGCACCAGATGTTCAGCTTCGCGCCCGACATGCCGCGCCCGCAGGTCGAGCCGAACCGGCTGAACAACCAGTCGCTGGTGCGGTATTTCGAAGAAGACTGGCACGGCGTGCTGCGTTGA